TCGAGTATATGATGGAGATGCAACCAAGTATGGTGATTGTCACCGATGGTCATAAACTCCTTAAAGCAAACAGGCCTTTTTTTGAGTGCTCCGGTTATGATTCTGAAGAGAGCTTCAATATCCACTACCATGATATCTCCTCTTGTTTTGATGAGCATGGAGATTCTCAAGACTCTTTGGCACAATTGATAGAAAAAGCAAGAGAATCTAAACAAGCTTCTACTATTATGAATTTGAAGTTTGAACATCAAGCAGAGGGGATAACGGTTAAAGCAGATGCCGTATGTATGGGAAATGATGAGGATATTCTCATAACCTTTACAGATATCAGTGAAATTCAGGAAGAGAATGAGATGTTATGGCACGATGTTCTACACGATTCCCTTACCGGGCTTTACAATCGTCGTAGATGCAGTGAAGAACTGCAACATCAGTGTGCTCAGGCTAAAAGATATGGACATACTTTTTCTCTGCTCTTTTTTGATATAGACAATTTTAAAGATGTAAACGATACTTACGGACATCCGAAAGGGGATGAAGTACTGCGTACTATAGCAAACAATATCATCTCATTAAGACAAAGTGATTTAGTATGTCGATTCGGCGGTGAAGAGTTTTTAATTATATTACCGCATACGCAGCTAAAAGACGCCATTTCTGTAGCTCAGGATATTCGTAAAAGCATTGAGGAAGATACTTCGCACGGTCTTAAGAGTGTTACATGTAGTTTTGGAGTTGTGGAGTATCAAAAAGAGGATACACCTGCTACTTTGTTGGAAAAAGTAGATAAAGCTTTATATCAAGCAAAAGCCCGTGGTAAAAATTGTGTGGAACACCTATTATGAAAAAGCATATATATAATCTGTTGTGTATAGATGACGTTGAAGATAACCTCTATGCATATGAGTTGATACTCTCTAAAATGCAAGAGGTTAAAGTATATAAGGCTTCTAGTGGAGATGAGGCCCTTAAAATGTTATTGCGTCAACCGATTGATCTTATACTTTTAGATATTCAAATGCCGGAGATGGACGGATATGAGGTTGCCAAGCTTCTTAAAAGTACACATCAAACGCAACATATCCCTATTATTTTTATTACGGCAGTTTTTAAAGCCGAAGAGTTTATTGCCAAAGGGTTTGCAGCGGGTGCGGTAGATTATCTGACAAAACCTTTAGATGACAATTTACTGATAAACCGTATCCGTCTTTATCTTTCTATATTTGAACAAAAAAAGCTGGCGGAGGAAAATCTTGAGCTGTTTTATATGATTGCCCAGGGGATAGGGGATGGGCTATATGTAACCAAGAGAGACGGAACTTTAGAGTTTATTAATGATACTGCACTCGATATTTTGGGCTATAAAAAAGAGGAACTATTAAACATCTCCATACATGAAAAGATACATGCTTATGATATACGTGGACATAAAATTTCTCAAGCTGAATGCCCTATACATAATGTTGATAAGATTAACGGTGTAAGCAGGATAGATGAAGATATAGTTCGTGCTAAAAACGGGACTTTGTTACCGGTGATGAGTATCTCCTCTACTATAGAGGGAGTGGACCATCAAACAAAGATAGTAACACTTTTTCGCGATCGTACAAAAGACCTTGAATATAAAACATTGCAAAAACATATACTTGATTCTAAAAACAAGATGCTTTTGATGCTTATAGATGCCATTGATAAACGAGATCCTTATACTGCGGGACATACAAAACGTGTAGCTATATATTGTGAGCTTATTGCAAAAGGGATGAATTATCCCCAAGAAGATATAGATTTGCTTGTTGATGCGGCTCATTTACATGATATAGGAAAAATATCAACCCCTGACGTTATCTTATTAAAACCGACACACTTTGAGCCTGATGAGTATGAGATAATGAAACTGCATTTGCAAACAGGATATGAGCTTTTAATGCAAACAGAGGATTATAAAGAGATCGCAGAGGTGATGCGTTATCATCATGAAAGATATGATGGGACAGGGTATCCGATGGGAATCTCCGGAGATGCTATACCTCCTCTAGCTAGAATAATGATGGTTGCGGATGCATTTGATGCAATGACGACAAACAGGATTTATAAAAAGTCTAAAAGCGTTTCAGAAGCATTGGCAGAGATTAATCAGTGTTCAGGTCAGCAGTTTCATCCTGAAGTTGCAGAAACTGCTCAAAGAGTTTTAAAAGATATAAATATACAGCAGTATCACGATCAGACACCAAATACACCGCTAGAAGAGAAGCGTTTTGCATTCTTTTATCATGACAGGTTAACGGGAAGTTACAATGCTGAATATCTCCCTGTGGTACTTGAAAATGACTATGCCGATCAAAAGGTTTATATCTATAAACTCAATATACATCAGATGAATCAGTACAATAGAGAATATGGTTGGGAAGCGGGTAATTTACTCTTAAAATCCTTATGTAACGAGATTGTTAAAAAATTTAAACATAAACATGTCTTTAGAATTTCGGGGGATGATTTTTTGGTAGTCTCCAAAGAGAACGATATTAACGAGATTTTATCTTTAAGTGCATACTTGAAACAACAAGCTATGTATCTAGGGATATCTTTAGAAAAACATACTCTTGAAAAAGAGGATAGGGATTATTCCAAACTGCTTTTAGAACTACAGTAGAGTAATCCTGTTTCTACCATCACTTTTAGATTGATAAAGGGCAATATCTGCACGTTTTATAGTATCATAAATATCTTCATTGGTTTGAAAGAAAGTCGCACCGATACTGCAGGTGATATTTCCTATAGTTGTGAAGTTGTATTGTTCGATCGCACTTCTTAGTTTTTCAAGTATTTTTTCAACAAATGCTCTCTCTTGTAATGAAACAATTAATATGAACTCTTCTCCGCCCCAGCGTATAAGTGTATCTGTATCTCTTATCGAGTTTTGAATCACTTCAACAAACTCTTGTAAAATAATATCCCCGACATCGTGACCATATGTGTCATTTACCTGTTTAAAGTAATCAATATCGAAAAATGCGACTACTTTTAGTTCATCATTGTAGCGATTATTTTTTGTAAATCTATCAACATTTTGATGAAAATAGGTACGATTATAAGCCCCTGTTAAAGGATCGTGAATCACTTGCTCCTCAAGAAGTCGTTGTTTCTCAATAGATTCAGTGATATCATTAAAATCGATTATGTACATTGTTGAAGCGGGAATCGATTGCACAGAAACATGAAATATAGTTATCTTGCTATCTTTGGAACGAATTGCCACGTTTCTCTTGTCCTGAGGAAGTTTTTGAATCTTCTCTATCCATTCTCCACTTTGGTCATCAGGATTTGGATAAAAGCAACCCTTAATATTGACAAAGGCATCACATATACACGTAAAATATTTAAAAAATTGGTCACTATCTTCAAAATCAAAAAAATCTAAACCTGTTTGATTTATAAAAGTGAGATCAGCTCCATCGCTAAGTACAATAATAGTGGACTGCATATTGAGCATCATCTCTAAAAACTTTTGTAACTGGTGGACATGAAGATGCGTTTGTACCCTTGCTATAAGCTCTTTTGGATTAAAAGGTTTTGTAATATAGTCGTTTCCTCCGATATCAAATCCCTCTACAATGGAGTCTTCATTTTTTTGTGACGTAAGAAATATAATAGGGATATGATCATACTTTTTTTGTTCACGGATTTGTTTTGCTACTTCAAAACCGTTTATGCCAGGCATTTGGATATCTAACAGTATAAGTTCTATGTTAAACTTTTCAATTGCCATAAGTGCTTTCGTCCCATTATGTGCAACACGGAGATCATATTTGTCGGTTAGTATATTTGAAACAATATCAACATTTGTTTGTTCATCATCTACAACAAGAACAATGGGTTTATTATCCATCTGAAATCTCCTTTGCTATTTTTGGTAAAACTGTTTGTAACTCTTCTTCATCAAACTTATCGAAAAGTTTTTTAATATGTTGAGTTTTTGTCTCTGAAAGATAGAATTGTAACGAATCTGTTAAAGTTACAATCTCTTTTTGATCGATATATTGCATATTTTCAATTTGTTTGGTGATTTTCTCAAGCAATGCAAGTGTCTCATTTTGAGTAAGTTTTTCTTCATTGCTAGCAGGTACAAGAGGTATGATCTTTGTTTTTATCTCATCTAGAACACTTTGTAAAGTATCGATATATGTAGATACTCGCTCAGAAGTTACTCCCAACTCCTCAATATCTACTGCTTGTTGGTAGAGTGTATCTATATGGAGGTTTCCACTTGCTCCTTTGATCTTGTGAATTAAAGCATAGAACTCTTTGAGATCATTTTTATAAAGTTTATCGATAATACCCGGTGTAGTTGCATAGGAGTTGTAAAAGTTTTGATAAAGAGAATAAAGAGTCTGCGTATCAATGATAAGGTTTTGTTGAAGTTTCTCAATGTTTATACCCTCAAGTTGCAGTGCTTGCTCCTCTTGAAATTTCTCTTCTATCTCCGTAGTTACTGAAAAATAGAGTTTAATGATATTATCCAGAGCTTCTTTGTCTATAGGTTTAGCGAGGTGGCCGTTCATACCTGATGTTAGTGTTAACTCTTTATCTTTTTCTAAAACAGCAGCACTAAGAGCAATGATCGGTGTAATAAAATCAAACGCCCGTATCTTTTTAGTAGCCTCAAAGCCATCCATAACAGGCATCTGCAAATCCATAAAAATAATATCATAGTGATTTTTTGTCGCCATCTTAACAGCCTCTTCACCGTTGTTGGCTATATTCACGTCAAAGCCGTATTCTTGCAGATATATAGATGCAACAAGTTGATTTACCTGGTTGTCTTCAACAAGTAAGGCATTTTTTGGAGTATTTAGTTTTAACTGTATAGTATCTTGTTCTTTTTGTTGTTGGGTAGAGAGATCTATATTGTGTAGAATATTTTTCTCCTTTAGCTCCTCATGATACTTAAAAGTAAGGAAGAAGTAAAAACTGCTTCCCTGATTTTCTTGGCTCTCTACCCATATATCTCCACCCATAAGTGTTACAAGCTTTTTACAGATCATAAGTCCAAGACCCGTACCACCGTATTTTCTCGTGGTAGAACTATCCCCTTGCTCAAAAGCTTTAAAAAGATTTTCTTGATGTTCTTCAGGGATCCCTATACCGCTGTCTTGGACAATAAATTCAAGTGTAATATCACTCTCTGTTTTGTTAAGATTTTTAATATCTAAACTTATGAAACCATTTGGAGTGAACTTTATTGCATTACCGATTAGGTTATTCAGTATTTGAGTAAGTCTTAGTGAATCACCTATAAGCTTGTTTGGAATATCTTCATCAATATTGAGCATAAATTTCAAATCTTTTTTATGGATCTGCAGGCTGAAGAGATCACTAATAGTTTTGAGCATTGTATCGAGCTGAAAGTCAATTGGTAAGATATCTATTTTCCCGGCTTCTATTTTTGAATAGTCCAAAATATCATTAATAACATGTAACAGGGCATGAGATGAGGAGTGAACTTTATTGAGATAGTCCCGTTGCATATGATCTAAATTTGAGTTTAGTATAACATCGGTGAGACCGATGATCCCATTTAAAGGTGTACGAATCTCATGAGACATATTCGCTAAAAATTCGGATTTTGCTTGGTTAGCTTTATCTGCAATTTGTTTTGCTTCAAAGAGAGCGATCTCATTCTCTTTTTGTTCCGTTACATCTGTAATATAGCCGATAAAATGAGTAATACTTCCATCTTTGTCTTTTTGTGTAACAGTATAGTCTAGTACCCAGCGGATCTCTCCTGACTTTGTAATAATACGGTAAGGTTTATGTCTAAAAAAATCAAGATTATGTTGAATGGCTTCCTCTACTTCATTAGTAACCGTTTGTATATCATCTTGATGGATACATGCTGCATAGGTAACATCATTTGAGAGAAAGTTATCTTTAGAATATCCAAGAAGTCTTTTCACATTTTCTGAAGCATATACGATACTCCATGTTTTATCGTTTGTCCATTTAAAAAGTACAGAATCCCCTTTATCAAAAAGTGAAAGTAAAGAGTTCTGTTCTGCAAGTAATTCCTCTTGTTGCTGCTGTAGTCTTTTCTCCTGAGTAATATTTCTAGCAGATGCATAGATATAGTCTTGATTATCTATATGGATTTTTACAGCGGAGATCGATGCAAGGTAAGTAAACCCGTCTTTTCTTGTATGAACTCTCTCAAGATTGACAGGAGTAGTACTAAGGTTTTTAACTATCTCTTGAAAGTCATCCATAGTAAAGTCTTTATCCCAATCAAATACAGTTAAGTTTTGCATCTCTTCATCAGTGTAACCAAGCAGTTTTTTTGTAACTTCACTATACTGTAGCAGTTTACCGGTTTCAACATCAAGAATAAAAATTCCGTCAGAAGCTAAGTCCATAAGACTCTTATATCTTTTTCTTTCTTGATCAATTTTATTTGTTAACTCTTGAACATGTGAGATGTCATATACGGTTCCAAGGGAACGCACTGGATTTCCTAATGTGTCATATTCTGTATCACATTGTTCTAGAACGTATTTGATTCGACCGTTATTAAGTAAAAGGCGGTGTTCAATTTTATACCCTTTTTTACTCTCTAAAGATTGGATGTATGCATTGTTTACCCGCTCTCTGTCACCTGGATGGATAATTTCTAAAAATGCTTCGTAAGAGGGTTGAAACTTCTCTTTGTCTAATTCAAAGAGATCATATATCTCATCAGACCATGTTAATTCGTTTTTAGCAATATTGTATTCCCAAATACCGAGTTTGGCAATTTTTTTTGCCTGAGAAAGCTGGTCAAGCGCTTTGTCGAGTTTAATTCTATTCTCTTTCTCTTGTGTTATATCGATAATGATGGAAAAGAGCAGTTCTCCTATGTCTGTTTTAATAGGGGAGGAGTGAACTTCTACCGTTCGAATCTCTCCTGATTTTAGTTGATGGTCAAATATAAAAAAGTTTTTATCATTATTAAATGCCTCAGTCTGTTTGCGTTTTACATGATCATCACTGAGAGTATTGATTTGCCCAATACTCATACTGCAAAGCTCATCATGTTTATAGCCGTAAAAAGTTTCTGCACTTTTATTTGCATCTATAATCGCTCCGTTTGTTGGATCGATAAGGAGCATAACGGCATCATGGTTTTGGAACATATTGCTAAAACGTTTGTTGAGTTGCTGGAGTTTATCCTGCAGTTTTTTGTCATCATCTATATCAACATGTGTCCCGGCAATAAGTAAAGGACGGTTGTATTCATCTTTTGTAATAGTTTTAGCACGTGAAAGGATCCATTTGTAACTACCGTCTTTACATCGTAAACGAAACTCTATTTTAAAATCTGTCATAGCATTTTGAGCTAGCTTCTGTGCCTCCTCTTTAGCAAAACTATCATCAGGATGTAAAAGATCTTTCCATACACTCAATTTATTTTCAATCTCGTCATCTTCATAGCCAAGCATCGCTTTCCAAGAGGGACTGAAATAAACTTCATTTGTTTGTACATCCCACTCCCAGTAACCGTCTTTTGTAACGGATAGTACATTTTGAAGGCGGTTAATAGTTTTTTCCGAGGTGTCTTTTGAACGCATAACTGTTTGCTCTAGAGTGTGTCTTTCAGTAATATCTATATGTGTACCCGTCACTAGCGTAACATTGCCGTCTTTGTCTCTTTGAGAAATTTGTCCACGATCGAGTAACCATACATATGTACCGTCTTTACGCTGGACTCTTATCTCGGAATGATAGTGTGATATTTTCCCCTCAAGCATAGAGACAAATTGTTTTGAAGCTTTTTCAAAATCTTGCGGATGGACGATTTTTTTCCATAAAGCAAGATCAAGTAGAACTTCATTCGGTTTATAGCCTAAAATTTTATATATTTGATTAGAGATGAAAAGTTTCTGAGTTGTCGGATAAAACTCCCAGTATGTATCACCATTAGCCTCCATAAACTGAATCATTGTTTTTGTTGCTTCTGAAAAATCAGGAAGGGTGTTTAGGGTGTCCATAATAATAGTTCTCTTTTATCACTTTTTATATACTATTTATTATACTCAGTGTTTTTCTAAATGTTATATTCTGTGGAAACGTTTTGGGAGATTTATCACAGAGTGGGGTTTAGTGTAGCAAATTTTCCCACTTGTGCATTTAACTCCTCTTTAAGGAGAAGATAATTGAGTTTATATTGTAAAACTTTTTTCTTTATCTCAAGAGTCTGTATCTCCCTTTGATTGAGAACAAAAAGGTTACTGCTCCCTAGGAGATATTTTTTATTTTCGGCATTTTCAAGTTGCGTGACGAGTGTAAGTTCCGTTTGTGCATTATCTATATTTTGTTTGAGTAGATTTAAAGAGTTGATGATATTTGTTAAAGAGGTTTCAATCTCACGCTCTTTTTGCTCTTGAATCTTTTCTATGTTTGTTAACGACTTTCCAATAGTGCCAATTTGCGCCTTGTATCTGTTTCGCTCGATAGGAAAAGCAAGATCAAAGGAGAGTTTAAAACCGTTTTCATATTTAAAATCATGAACACCGTATAAAGCGACATTAACTTCCGGATACTGTAATAGGTTAGCATTCTTTTTTTCTAACAACAGTTTCTCTTTTTCATACTCCAACATTTTTAGATCGGGTCTGTTTTGTTTAGCTTCACTGATCGCATCACTAAGCAACATGCTCTTAAGGGGTGTCTGTAAAACATCTACAAAATCGTATTTTTGCAAAAATTTTTCTTTTGAGATATTGAGATATTTTACAAAATTTTCAAAACTGTTTTCATACTCTGCAACAATTGCCAGATACCTCTGTTTTCTGTTTATAAGTTGTTGCTCTGCTTCAATCAGGGCTATCTTTGGAAACAAGCCGGAATCTATCTTCTGCTCTATAAAACTTTTGCGCTTTTGTGCTTTTTGTAAAAGCTCTTTTTCATACTTAACAAGAAGTTTGTTGTAAAGTACACGATGGTAGTTGTTTAAAACTTTGAGATAAAGCAGGCGTAGATTATTGTTGGAATTATACTTTGTCTTTGTACTCTCAAGCAGTGCCAGATCTAAGTTCATCTTTTTTGTATTGGTACCTTGGAGCAGGGCATTAACAGGGAGTTTTACACCCACTAAAACTTCACCCTCATCACTCGTTTTTATATTGTTATATTCCTGAGTCCCTTCCGCTTTTCTGTATGTAGCTATAAACTCCATTCCGTTTTCGATCGGTTTTTTTACCGCAATGTCATAATATTCTCCGGTACTTGCTGGGTATTCTTTATGATCGTACTTTGCATTTAGTGTCGTATCGAATGCACTTTGGTGATAGTTCACTCTCTCTTTTGCCACATACTCCTGATTTAAGAGCGGGTAGACAAAAGGGTTTGTTTCATTAAGATATTGTGTAATAGTGGTAGATCTAAAGATCTCTTTTGCATCTAAAAGAGAGATAGCAACTAAAAAGAGTAGTAAGCCTCTCATTAGTACTTCTCTCTATCTGGATGTACCATCTGCGGCGGCAAGGCATTCATTAAACGCCATAACTGATACCAAATAGGCACTGTAGAGAGTCTCACCCATGCACTTGCCTGTGTCCCGATGCGCAGCTCATCACCTTTTGGCCAAGGCTCTTTTGGATCTTCAACTACATATGCGTAGTAGTATCCCTGTTCATGAGAGATATGTTCAACTTTTTTGACGATTCCGCTAAATGAACCAAACTGTATCTTCGGCCATCCACTGATCTGTAGTGCAGGCCAACCGTAGAACATAATTCTCACAGGTAACCCCTCCTTGATCAAAGGCATATTAAAGTCAGATACTTTTAAACGGAGTGCTTTTTCTGTCACACTTGGAGAGAAGTGTAGAATCTCTTCCCCTTTTTTAAGATATCTGTTCTTATCGTTCTTAAATACCCTTACAACATAGCCGTCTTTTTGTGCAATCACCTCTGCATTTTTATAACGCTCTATGGCAATCGATTGTGTACTGAGTTGTTGGTTGAGATTTTTTAGTTTACTTTTTACCGTTAACGTCGTGCTCTCAATTGTATGGAGCTTATTCGTTGTCTGACTAAGAAATTTTGCTTTCTCTTTTTCTAATATACCCATATTTTTTTTCTCAATCTCAATATCGAGATCGATTTTTTTGAACTCTGCATCTGCTTTGATATAGATGTTTTCAACCTTTTCAAAAGTACGTTTAGATTCTATGCCGTCCTCATAAAGAGTTTTAATTCTCTCATAGTTTACTTTTTCGATCTCATGGTTTTTTTCCAGAGATACTTTTTTAAATTCCAAGCTTTTTATCTTGTTTTGAACCTGTTTGATCTTCTCCTCATAAACCTCCAAACCATGGTTAAGATAGTTCTGTGTTTGGTGGTGTTGCTTCTCAAGGTTTTTGATCTCAAGCTTTGTATTTTCTATCTGATGTTCTAAGTTTTGTTCTATCTGTTCAAGTTTATGTAGATAGTTTGTATCGAGATCCACCATCTTAAAAAGGCTTTCACCTTTTTTTACAAACTGATTCTCTTCAACATAAAACTTCTCTACAAAACCGTCAACCGGTGCTAAGATCGAGTAATCCCTTTGTGTTGGGTCTAGGGCAATTATGCTCCCTTTCCCTTTTACTGTTTGCTGCCAAGGTAAAAAGAGCATAGAAAAAAGGATCAGTGCTATAGTAAAACTAAATATCCATATCTTTTTAACAACGGGGCTTAGTTCAACTTTATCTAGAACGTTAAACTGATACTTATCCATTTTGCTGCTCACTTAACGATAAAGATAATTTGTCTACTTTGTAAAGACCCTCAACAATGTCATAAATATAGTCTATCTGTTTTACAAATCCCTTGAGGGCATTTGTAATTGACACGACAATAATCTCAGCCGCTACAAATTCACCAAGAGGTAGAAGTCCGTTGATTACAAGATAACCACCGAGAATCAAGAAACTACTAAAGACGATCCCCTCCATAATAAACGTGAGTGAAAGTTGTCTTATAATTACTCTAAACATATTGATTCTTGAATCTACAAATTCATTAAGATAGCCGTCAAACTCCTCTAAAACCTCTTTTGGAGTTCCCTCTTTGTATGGGATATGTTGGAGATAATAGATCGTAGAGTGTTTAGCATCTGAACGTGCAATAGCGTAGTTGATACCATTTCGTCCAAGCAGAATAATCAGTACAAAAAACAGAACAAAGAAAAAGAGTCCTGCACTAAAAAGGTAGGGATTAAAAGCAAGAAGGAGTAATAAGCTTACAATTACCTTGATAATAAGACCTGTCCCGTCAAGGAGTAAAACCGGGAAAACTTTTTGGATTGAAGTGATGTCAAAAAAGTAGTTCATCAGTTTATCCATAGAGTGTTTTGTCTCCAGTGCCGCTTTTTGCAAAGCAGTAGCCATTGTAGATATCTTTATACCGCTGCTGACAAAGATTTTTTGTTGAAACTTCTCAATGATGTACTCTTTCATGATTTGTAACATCGTTGTAAGTATAAAAATTACAATTACGATCAAACCGAGGATAAATACGGAAATAGAACTATGTGCTAATACGCTGTTGATGATAAATACGGATGCAAGAGGAATTGATAAAACCAAAATAGCTTCAATAGCAGAATAGTATAAGAGATAAAAAATATTTTTTTTATCCTGGGTAACTATTTCGGCAATATTTTTTAAAATTTTTTTCTCTATGCTCATTAATATACAACCTTTAAAAAAGTCTATTATTATATTGTCAAATAGATAATATCATTTTAACAAATGAAACTATTGTGATTTTTTAAAAATAGAATGAACTTTAGAAATTGTATCATAAAAACAAAAGTGTGTAATTGTGAATAATAATTAATTTTAATAAAAATACAATAAAAATGTGATACCATTCAAGTGAAAATTTTTACGGAGAATATGGACAGATGTTATTTGGGAATAGTAAAGAGCTGGAATTAGAGTTGGCCAAAAAAGATAAACGTATACAAGAGCTGGAATTGGCCTTGAAAAAGTCGGAAACTCAGATAGAAGAGTTAAAATATAAAGCGAATGCTACCAATACAGACAGAGTAATGAACGAATTAATAAAGTCATTAACAGGTAACTTGACTGAAGGGTGTAACAGAGATCTTCATTATCTGCAAAATGACTTGACAGATAATGTAGCTGCACTCGAAGATATTACGGTAAAAAATCAGGAAAGTTCAGATTTTACAACAGAGTGTTCTGTTGAAATAGATAAGCTTGTTGATATTTTACATACTTTACTAGAACATATAACACATACATATACACAAGTAGAGACACTTAACAATAGTGTAGAGAGTATTTCAGATGTTATCAACCTAATTAAAGATATTTCGGACCAAACAAATCTTTTAGCACTTAATGCTGCTATTGAAGCTGCTCGTGCAGGGGAACACGGACGTGGTTTCGCCGTTGTAGCCGATGAAGTAAGAAAACTGGCTGAGCGTACACAAAAGGCGACTGCAGAGGTGGAGATTACTGTTCAAGGATTAAAACAGAATACTCAAGAGGTACATGAACACTCTCGTGCAATGGAGACATTATCTCACCAGTCAAACGACCAGATGAATCTTTTCCAGCAAAAAATGGTACATTTAAGAGAAAATGCATCAGTTATAGAACAAGAAACGACAGATGTAACATACGCTATCTTTACAATTCTTAGTAAGCTTGATCATCTTCTGTTTAAAGCAAACGGCTATAAAACGGTATTTAGACAAGAGGTACATACAGAATTTGCAAGTGAGAAAGAGTGTAGACTTGGAAAATGGTACGACAACGGTATCGGATATGAAAAATTTAGTAAATGTCCAAGCTATACAAAAATGGCCGCACCGCATAAAGAGGTACATGAGAGTATTAAAAAAGCTGTTGAGTGTGTAGAAAAAGGGACATGTACACAAGAATCACAAAATGTTATGACATATTTCAATCAAGCTGAAGAGGCAAGTAAACATGTTATAGAGATCTTAACACAACTCCTCAAAGAAGAGAAAAATTTAAGACACTCCCTTTAATCGCTTTTTAAACAAATACTTAGGATAATAGGTAGATATAAGCAGAAAACAGGAGTCTTTAATGCATATTGTTAGATATTTAATCATTCTTGTGATAGTCAGTGCATTAAATGCCAATGAACCTCAAACTAAAAAGATAGCCTATTTGGTATCTGATTTAAAAATCCCTTTTTGGGATATTATGAGAAAAGGGATAGTCTCTGAGGCAAAAACATTGCACTACGATCTCCAAGTTTACAATGCAGACAACAGTTTAGAAAAAGAGTTGAAAAATACCGTCAAAGCAATTAGGAATAAAGTTGACGGTATTATCGTTTCACCTATAAACTCATCATCCTGTGTTACGATTTTAAAGCTGGCACAACGTGCAAACATTCCTGTCGTTATATCTGATATTGGAACC
Above is a window of Sulfurimonas marina DNA encoding:
- a CDS encoding ABC transporter ATP-binding protein, with translation MSIEKKILKNIAEIVTQDKKNIFYLLYYSAIEAILVLSIPLASVFIINSVLAHSSISVFILGLIVIVIFILTTMLQIMKEYIIEKFQQKIFVSSGIKISTMATALQKAALETKHSMDKLMNYFFDITSIQKVFPVLLLDGTGLIIKVIVSLLLLLAFNPYLFSAGLFFFVLFFVLIILLGRNGINYAIARSDAKHSTIYYLQHIPYKEGTPKEVLEEFDGYLNEFVDSRINMFRVIIRQLSLTFIMEGIVFSSFLILGGYLVINGLLPLGEFVAAEIIVVSITNALKGFVKQIDYIYDIVEGLYKVDKLSLSLSEQQNG
- a CDS encoding CZB domain-containing protein, whose translation is MVHLRENASVIEQETTDVTYAIFTILSKLDHLLFKANGYKTVFRQEVHTEFASEKECRLGKWYDNGIGYEKFSKCPSYTKMAAPHKEVHESIKKAVECVEKGTCTQESQNVMTYFNQAEEASKHVIEILTQLLKEEKNLRHSL